CGCAGGATGCTCAAACGAAACGGCATGGCAGACTCTCTTCCTCTCGTGCGCGCTGGCGGGCGGCGCCGGCTGCGATAAGGTTCGCACCTTCTGCGCTGATCCCAACGAAATGGCCACCTCTTCTCCTTCTGCGCCTCCGTCCTTGCCTGTCGTGTCTCCGCCGCCAGCGCATCGCCCCGGGCTCCCGTTCGCCGTGTGCACGTTGGTCCCGGCCTACCAGGCGGCCAAGACCCTCCCCGACGTCGTCCACGACCTGCGGCGCGAGGTGCCCGAGGCGGCGGAGGGCCCGCGCCTCCTCGTGATCGACGACGGCTCGACCGACGGCACCGGCGCCCTCGCCCACGCGCTCGGCTGCACGGTGGTCGCCCACGGAGACAACCGTGGCAAGGGCGCGGCGCTCCGCACCGGCCTCGCGACGGCGCGGGCCTTAGGCTACGCGGCGGCGCTCTCGGTCGACGCCGACGGACAGCACCCGGGCGGCTCGGCGCGGACGGTGCTGTACGCGTCGCGTGATCCCGACGCGCTGGTGCTCGGCGTCCGCGACCTCGAGGCGGCCGGCGCGCCGCGCAACAACCAGCTGTCGAACCGCATCTCGAACTACTTTCTCTCGCTGTTCGCGGGCCAGCCCCTCGCCGACACGCAGTGCGGGCTGCGCAGGTACCCGGTGGCGCGCACCCTCGCGCTCGCCGGACGCGCGCCAGGGTACGCGTACGAGTCAGAGCTGCTCCTCCGCGCGGTCGAGGCGAGGCTGCCGCTCGTGGAGACCGTCGTGCCGGTCCTCTACCCGCCCGGCGAGCTCCGCGTGACCCACTTCGACTCGGTCCGCGACCCCGCCCGCATCGTCGTGAACGTGCTCTCGACCCTCCACGAGCTCTCGCGAGACCGCGCGCGCGGTCCTCGCGGAAGCGCGCGGTGAACCCGCTCGCGCGACACCGGAGGACGCTCGTCGCGCTCGCGGCGTTGGTCGCGGCGCCGCTCGCCGCGCACGGCCTCGTGGGCGTCTTCGTGCGGGTCGTCCCGCCCGCGATCACGGTCCCCGCGCTCGAGCGCGGCGGGAGCGCGGGGATGACCACCGCCGGCGCGGGCCGCGCGACGCGCGCGCGCGGCGTGATCGAGGCGCACCTCTCGGGCACGCCGGAGGAGATCGGCGCCCAGCACTCGACGCTCCTCTACCGGCCGATGGTCGAGAACGAGCGCGACGTGTGGGCTGGCTTCTCGGCGGTCGTGCCGTTCGCGCCCGCGAGGGCGGCGATGTTCGACTTCGGGCGCGTGCGGCACCGCAACGTCGACAAGAACTTCCCCGACCACCGGCGACGCGAGCTCGCCGCGCAAGCCGCGCGGTTCTCCCCCGACCCCTACGAGGGCAGGCTCCCCACCTACGAGCGCATGGTGTTCTTGCACGCGCTCTACGACATCTCGCTCGGCTTCGAAGGCTCGCCGCTGCTCGGCTGCTCGGCCTTCGGCCTGGGCGGCGCCGCCACGGTCGACGGGCACACGCTCGTCGCGCGGGCGTTCGACTTCGACGTCGCGGAGGTCTTCGACCGCGACAAGGCGGTGTTCTTCGTGAAGCCCGCCGGCGCGATCCCGTTCGCGAGCGTGTCGTGGCCCGGCCTCGTGGGCGTGCTCACGGGCATGAACGCGGAGGGCGTGTTCGTGTCGGTGAACGGCGCGCGCGCGCGCGAGCCCGAGACCCGCGGCGTGCCCGTGGTGCTCTCGCTGCGCGAGACCCTCGAGCGCGCGCACACGACCGAGGAGGCGACGCGGATCCTCGCCGACCAGGAGGTGATGGTCTCCCACCTCGTGTTCGTCGCCGACGCGCGCGGCTCGTTCGCCGTGGTCGAGCGCGCCCCGCACACCGCGGCGCACGTGGTGACCCACTTTCGCGATTCAGCGCGCGTCGCGCTCACGAACCACTTCGAGGGGCCCCTGAAGGACGACCCTCGCGACCGCGCCGTGCGCGCGACCTCGACCACGCTCGCGCGGCGCGCGCGCCTAGACGAGCTCCTGGGCACCGTGCCCGCACGCTCGGCCACACCCACCTCGACCCTCGCGATGCTCCGCGACCACACGTGCGCCCGCTCCGAGGGCCCGTGTGCCCTGGGTGACCGGCGCACCATCGACGCGCTCATCGCGACGCACGGCGTCATCGCGGACACGACGGCCCGCACCCTGTGGGTGAGCGCTGGGCCCCATTTGTCCGGGAGATTCATCGGGTTCGATTTGTCGCGAGAGCTTGCTACGAATGAAGGGACCGCTCCGGTCCGAGAACCGATGCCCCTCCCAGAGGATCCCCTGCTCCACGACGCCAGCGCGTACGCCGAGGGTCGAAAGCGCGCGGGGGGCCCGCTCCTCGCCGCACCGCCGAGGACCCCTTGACGCCTCCCTCCACGCCCGCCATGACGCCCGAGTTGCCTGCCATGACGCCCGATTCGCCCGATTCGCCCGACTCTGCCACCGCGGGCCGCTTGCGGCGCCGCGACCTGTTCGCCGGGCTCGCCGGGGTCACGTGCGCGTCGGTGGTGGGGCGCGCGCACGCCGACGAGGCGGAGCGGCGCCCGGTCGTCGGTGCCCAGCTCGAGGCGCTGTTCCGCGAGATCGCGCAGGCGCGGCGGGGCGTGCGATCGTTCAGCGGCCCCTTCACACAGACTCGCAAGCTCGGCCTCATGAAGGCGAAGGTCACGTCGCAAGGGCGCGTCACGCTGGTGCTCCCGGACCGTCTGCGATGGGAGCTCCTCCCGCCTGACGAGGTCATCTACTGGGTCACGCCCGAGGGGCTCGCGTACCGCAACCGCTCGAGCCAGGGCGCGGTGGGCACGAGCGACGCCCGCAGCCTGTCCGAGGGCCTCGAGGACCTCCGCGCGATGCTCGGCGGTGAGCTCGGGGGCCTGCGCAAGCGCTACGATCTCTCGGCGTTCATGCGCGGCGACGACGCCGTGTTCGAGGCGGTCGCGCGGGCGTCCACGCCGGGGCACGACCCGCGCGCGCGAGGGCTCGCCTCGTTCTCGTTCGGCATCGGCAAAGACCGCGCTCGACCCGCGTTCGCCTCGCTCGTGGAGCGCAACGGCGATCGCAGCGACATTCGCTTCGGAGAGCTCCGGCTCAACGTCCCGGTCGAGCCACGCACGATGCACCTCTGAGGTGCGCATGACCGCGACGCGGGGGAGCGGGCGCGTGCCCGGTGAGCTCAGCGCTCGGGAGTCCCCACGCGGAGGCGCGCCATCGAACGTCGGGCCACCTCCAGCGCTTGGTCCAGGTCGGCGAGCAGCTCGCGGTGCTCCGACTGCGACTCGGGACTGGGCGGGCAGCGCGATGTAATGCGTCGGCTGGGGATCTCCTCGTCGTGCAGTTCGCTCGTCGGATTGTCCTGCGTACCCATCGTACCTCCGCGGGCGGGCAAGCAAAACCCGCGCCAGTTCGCGCCACAAGAATCTCGCCACCTCGTCGCACCGCCACACAACGCGACATTGCAGGCGTGCAATGGGGTCGACCCAGCCGTGCAAGGGTGCCGACGTCGAGCGCGCGTGTCTCGCGCCTGCATCGTCCCGTTGAACTTGGCCCGCGCGCGAGATGTCCCACATGGTGCGTGCATGACCATGCGCTCCGAGGCCCCCCTCTCCCTCCCCGCGCAGCCCGAGCGGCGGCGCCACCGCGTGTATCTTACACGCAACACCGAGTACCACTTTCGCGACGGGTTCTGCGTCGCCGTCCGCGATCGGCGCTCCGGCACGTTCTTGCCGGGACATCTCGCCCTGCGGCGGCGTATCCAGGGTTCGCTCCGCTTCCACACGAACGGCGCGATCGTCCCGAACCCGGGCGAGCCCGAGGCCGGCGAGGCCCTCTGCTTCTCGCAGGGCGAGCGCGATCTCGTGACGAGCCCGCTGGAGTCCGTCGAGCGCCCGCCTCGCGAGCTCGTGGAGGCCTACCCGACGCTGCCGCCGGGCCGCCCGAAGCGCAAACGCTGACCTTCGACGCTTCTCAAGGAGTGCATTTCTTGAGAGGCTGCGGGTCCGATGCTCGCGGTCCCCACACGCGCCGAAGCCCGCGGGCGCCCGCTCGAGAGCGCCCGGCTCGTGCTCACCCCGCTCGACCCACTGGACGCGCGTGAGATGTTTGCGTCGGTCGAGGCCTCACGCGCGCACCTGGAGCCGTGGCTCCCGTGGGTGCCCTACACTGTCGATCTCGACTCCACGCTGCGCTACGCGGAGTCGAGCGCCTCGGACTGGGACCTCGGCCGCGGCTGCCGCCTCGCGATCCGCGAGCGCGCCACGCGCCGGTTCGTGGGCGTGGTTGGCCTCGAGGCGCTCTCGCACATGCACGAGAACGCGGACCTCGGGTACTGGCTGCGGCTCGACTGCTCCGGCCGAGGCTACATGACCGAGGCCGCGAACCAGGTCGTGGTGTGGGCCTTCAGCGTCCTGCGCGCGCACCGCGTCCGCGTGGCCGCCGCGACCGACAACCACGCGTCGCTCGCGGTGATTCGCAGGCTCGGCTTCCGGCTCGAGGGCATCGCCCGCGAGGCCGAGCGCTGCCACGGCCGCTGGCTCGATCACGCGATGTTCTCGCTCCTCGCGACCGACGCGAGGAGCGTGTAGTTTGCAGGTTCAGGCGGGGCCGCTCTCGCGGAGCCCGTCGACCAGGGCCCGAAGGCGCGGGATGCCCTGAACGGCGCGCGAGCCGTACCAGCAGATGTCCTTGCCGCTCGTCCGAACGACCGCGCCCCGCCGCGCGGCCGGGGTGTCCTGCGCGAGAAACACACGCGCGTCTTGCTCGGAGAACGGGTGAGGCTCGTCGGGCAGCAGGACGAGCTCCGGCGCGCGCGCGACGACCTCGTCGAGCGTGATGCGGGGGTAGCGCGTGTCGCGCCCGGCCACCTGCTCGGGCGGCAGGGGCGCGCGCTTGCCGAGATCGGCGGCCAGCGGGTAGCGGCGCTCGCGATCCGCGAACACGTTGGCCGCCCCGGCGAGATCGAGCGCGTCGCTGATGTAGGTGCGGTCGTGGATGGTCATGAGCGGGTCCATCCAGATGGGGCAGAACGTGCCGAGCGGCGTTCGCCTGCCGCGCGCCGCCTCGGCCTCGCGGAGCATCTGGTAGCCGTCGCGTACGAGGTCGCGGACCGCGGGGTCGCCCTCGACGTGGAACGCGCGCGCGAGCCTCGCCATGTGGGCGATGCCCTGGGCGACGCGGGTCGGGAACGCGATGAACACGCGCACGCCCCGCTTCACGAGCTTCTCGAGGTCGGCCTTCGTGTTCTCCTCCTTGTTGGCGAGCACGAGATCCGGGGCGAGATCGCAGACGTCGTCGATCCGAGGGTTCTTCGTGCCGCCCACGGAGGGCACGCCCGCGACCAGCGACGCGGGCAGCTCACAGTAGTCGGTGCGCCCCACGAGGGCCCCTCCAACACCGAGATCGGCGAGCGTGAGCGTGTCGCTCGGCACGAGGGACACCACGCGCTTCGGCGCCACGTTGAAGATGTGCTGGCGCTGCAGCTCGTCGAAGAGGATGTTCATCGCGTAGTGCGTTTACTCGAAGTCGTCGGGCGGCGGCAGTGGGGGCGGCCCTCCGTCGGCGTGCGGGCCGATCAAGGCGGCACACTCGGCCCACGCCGCGTCCGTGCACCGGCGCCGCGAGCGCGCCACACACGCCAAGATGCCGTCCGCCTGGCGCTCGACCACGCGATCGAGGACGAACTCGCAGCCGCGCGCGCACTCGGCCTCGGAGCACGCGGCGCCGGCCTTCGCGACGCACGCGAGCGCGCACTGCTCGACCGGGTGCGGCGGACGCGCCGGCGCGGGGCACGCGACCAGGGCGAGCGACGCGAGCGACGCGAGGGCCAGGCTCGCCAGCAAGGCGGAGACGCGCGCGCTTCGCTTCATCGCGCGGGCGCCTCGCGCTGGAACGTGACGAACTCGACGCCGTCGGTCTCGCCGGCCACGCGCTCGGTCTCGTGGAACCCCGCGAGGCCCTCGAGCGGGAAGAACACGTCGGCCTCGACGTCGCGGTGGAGCCGCGTCAGGAACACCCGCGTGACCCGCGGGAGCGCGTCGCGGTAGATCGCCGCGCCGCCGATCACGCGCGGCTCGTCGTCCCCTTCCCACGCGAGCGCGAGGGCCTGGTCGAGGGAGGTCGCCGTCTCGCAGCCCGGCGCCTCGAGCGCTCGGTCGCGGCTGACGATGATGTTCCGTCGACCCGGCAGCGGCCGCCCGATCGACGCGTGGGTCCTGCGCCCCATGACGACGGCGTGCCCCAACGTCACGTTCCTAAAGTGACGCAAGTCCTCAGGAATATGCCAAGGCATCCCGCCCTTCAGGCCGATCGCCCCGGCGTTGGCGACACACGCGACGAGCGCGAGCGGTCTCACACACTCACCTCGGCGCGGATGGCCGGATGCGGGTCGTAGCCCTCGAGCGCGACGTCGTCGAAGCGGTAGTCCCAGGGCTCCTTCGGGGGGCCGAGGATGGTGAGCTTGGGAGCGGGGCGCGGCGCCCGCGCGAGCTGGGTGCGGGCCTGGTCGAGGTGGTTCAGGTAGAGGTGCGCGTCGCCGAAGGTGTGGACGAGCTCGCCCACGCGGAGCCCGGTCGAGTGCGCGAGCAAGTGCGTGAGCAGCGCGTAGCTCGCGATGTTGAAGGGCACGCCGAGGAAGAGATCGGCGCTCCGCTGGTAGAGCTGACAGGACAGCTCGCCGTCCTGCACGTAGAGCTGGAAGAGCGTGTGGCAGGGCGGCAACGCCACGAGATCGGCCTCGCGTGGGTTCCACCCCGTGACGACGAGGCGGCGGCTCGCGGGACGCTCGCGCAGATCGCGGGCCACCCGCGCGATCTGGTCGACGCCGTCGTTCTCGTAGCCGCCGGTGGCCGCGGCCGTGGCGCCGAAGTTTCGCCACTGGTGCCCGTAGACGGGCCCGAGCTCGCCCGCTTCGCGACCGAAGCGCGCGGTCTGCTCGGGCGTCGCCCACTCGTCCCAGATTCGTACGTTGTCGGCCTTGAGCGAGCGCGTGTGGGTCTCGCCGCGGAGGAACCAGAAGAGCTCGTGCGCGACCGAGCGGAAGTGGACCTTCTTCGTCGTGAGCAGCGGGAAGCCTTCGCGGAGATCGAAGCGAAGCTGGTGCCCGAAGATGCCCAACGTGCCGGTGCCGGTGCGGTCTTCTCGACGCTTGCCCCGGGTAAGCACGTGCTCGAGGAGGTCGAGATAGCGCTGCATCCGCCCGCGACTCTAGCAGCGGGGCGCGCGAGGATTCAACGCCACGCGCTCCGCGGTCGCGCCGCGCCTCAGTTGAGCGCCATGAGCGAGACGACCTTGAACGCGCCCTTCTCGACGACGAACTCCTGGCG
The window above is part of the Myxococcales bacterium genome. Proteins encoded here:
- a CDS encoding dihydrofolate reductase, translated to MRPLALVACVANAGAIGLKGGMPWHIPEDLRHFRNVTLGHAVVMGRRTHASIGRPLPGRRNIIVSRDRALEAPGCETATSLDQALALAWEGDDEPRVIGGAAIYRDALPRVTRVFLTRLHRDVEADVFFPLEGLAGFHETERVAGETDGVEFVTFQREAPAR
- the thyA gene encoding thymidylate synthase, whose protein sequence is MQRYLDLLEHVLTRGKRREDRTGTGTLGIFGHQLRFDLREGFPLLTTKKVHFRSVAHELFWFLRGETHTRSLKADNVRIWDEWATPEQTARFGREAGELGPVYGHQWRNFGATAAATGGYENDGVDQIARVARDLRERPASRRLVVTGWNPREADLVALPPCHTLFQLYVQDGELSCQLYQRSADLFLGVPFNIASYALLTHLLAHSTGLRVGELVHTFGDAHLYLNHLDQARTQLARAPRPAPKLTILGPPKEPWDYRFDDVALEGYDPHPAIRAEVSV
- a CDS encoding outer membrane lipoprotein carrier protein LolA → MTPDSPDSPDSATAGRLRRRDLFAGLAGVTCASVVGRAHADEAERRPVVGAQLEALFREIAQARRGVRSFSGPFTQTRKLGLMKAKVTSQGRVTLVLPDRLRWELLPPDEVIYWVTPEGLAYRNRSSQGAVGTSDARSLSEGLEDLRAMLGGELGGLRKRYDLSAFMRGDDAVFEAVARASTPGHDPRARGLASFSFGIGKDRARPAFASLVERNGDRSDIRFGELRLNVPVEPRTMHL
- a CDS encoding GNAT family N-acetyltransferase produces the protein MLAVPTRAEARGRPLESARLVLTPLDPLDAREMFASVEASRAHLEPWLPWVPYTVDLDSTLRYAESSASDWDLGRGCRLAIRERATRRFVGVVGLEALSHMHENADLGYWLRLDCSGRGYMTEAANQVVVWAFSVLRAHRVRVAAATDNHASLAVIRRLGFRLEGIAREAERCHGRWLDHAMFSLLATDARSV
- a CDS encoding ABC transporter substrate-binding protein; translated protein: MNILFDELQRQHIFNVAPKRVVSLVPSDTLTLADLGVGGALVGRTDYCELPASLVAGVPSVGGTKNPRIDDVCDLAPDLVLANKEENTKADLEKLVKRGVRVFIAFPTRVAQGIAHMARLARAFHVEGDPAVRDLVRDGYQMLREAEAARGRRTPLGTFCPIWMDPLMTIHDRTYISDALDLAGAANVFADRERRYPLAADLGKRAPLPPEQVAGRDTRYPRITLDEVVARAPELVLLPDEPHPFSEQDARVFLAQDTPAARRGAVVRTSGKDICWYGSRAVQGIPRLRALVDGLRESGPA
- a CDS encoding glycosyltransferase family 2 protein; the encoded protein is MATSSPSAPPSLPVVSPPPAHRPGLPFAVCTLVPAYQAAKTLPDVVHDLRREVPEAAEGPRLLVIDDGSTDGTGALAHALGCTVVAHGDNRGKGAALRTGLATARALGYAAALSVDADGQHPGGSARTVLYASRDPDALVLGVRDLEAAGAPRNNQLSNRISNYFLSLFAGQPLADTQCGLRRYPVARTLALAGRAPGYAYESELLLRAVEARLPLVETVVPVLYPPGELRVTHFDSVRDPARIVVNVLSTLHELSRDRARGPRGSAR